The following proteins are co-located in the Desulfurella sp. genome:
- the ispD gene encoding 2-C-methyl-D-erythritol 4-phosphate cytidylyltransferase has product MKTAIVTAAGSGSRFGSKKQFERLNGKIVLDYSVEFFKEMGFNVIVTVPQEDIEFVKKRYNFAKIVKGSNERFYSVYNGLELIDEGIVLIHDAARPIIVKEKILELLNVVYKKKAAILAIKCTDTLKFVENNYIKFTINRDFVYCAQTPQAFDVKMLKKAYKMALKDKLTFSDEASLWEHYISSVDIVEGYRYNIKITTRQDLKLASCILNDFVL; this is encoded by the coding sequence ATGAAAACTGCAATAGTAACGGCTGCAGGCAGCGGTAGTCGTTTTGGTTCAAAAAAGCAATTTGAAAGACTAAATGGCAAAATTGTATTGGATTATAGTGTAGAATTTTTTAAAGAGATGGGTTTCAATGTTATTGTTACAGTTCCGCAAGAAGATATTGAGTTTGTAAAAAAACGCTATAACTTTGCAAAGATTGTAAAAGGTTCAAATGAGCGTTTTTATTCTGTTTATAATGGTTTAGAATTAATTGATGAGGGTATAGTGCTGATTCATGATGCAGCAAGGCCTATTATTGTAAAAGAAAAAATACTTGAGTTGCTAAATGTAGTTTATAAGAAGAAAGCTGCAATTCTTGCTATTAAGTGTACAGATACTTTAAAGTTTGTTGAAAATAATTACATAAAATTTACGATAAATCGTGATTTTGTATACTGCGCCCAAACACCACAGGCTTTTGATGTTAAAATGCTTAAAAAAGCTTACAAAATGGCTTTGAAAGACAAGCTGACTTTTAGTGATGAAGCAAGTTTATGGGAACATTACATATCAAGTGTAGACATTGTAGAAGGTTATAGGTACAACATAAAAATAACAACAAGACAAGATTTAAAATTAGCGAGTTGTATATTGAATGATTTTGTTTTATGA
- a CDS encoding ABC transporter substrate-binding protein: MKRSIITLVFCLAFFNNAFAITIKDDISRTINISKAKSIVVLSPAACDILEEIGASNLIVGYTDYAKKPNPKAVNVGAFGTFNIEKIISLKPDLVIMPRFIYERYTAKPLEVLGIKVFVFDPKNIEGIVSDVKKFGLITGKINQAKDKINIFTKQISTLYNINKKPTVAFVVWFSPIIVAGKDTFISNAISIAGGKNIIPKDGWPVVTSEYLIEKNPQFLIINSRFKNDFYKENKLLEYFDRKNRVLFIDNALIERPSLNIIKGIKILNYYFYENCNSNGCRQR, translated from the coding sequence ATGAAAAGGTCAATAATTACTCTGGTATTTTGTTTAGCTTTTTTCAATAATGCTTTTGCTATTACTATAAAAGATGATATTTCAAGGACAATCAACATATCAAAAGCAAAATCAATTGTAGTATTAAGTCCTGCTGCATGTGATATATTAGAAGAAATCGGCGCATCCAATTTAATTGTTGGATATACTGATTATGCTAAAAAACCTAATCCTAAAGCTGTGAACGTAGGAGCATTTGGTACTTTTAATATAGAAAAAATTATTTCTTTAAAGCCAGATCTGGTTATTATGCCAAGATTTATTTACGAACGCTATACAGCAAAGCCGCTTGAGGTTTTAGGTATAAAAGTATTTGTTTTTGATCCAAAAAATATTGAAGGCATTGTCAGTGATGTCAAAAAATTTGGTTTAATCACAGGAAAAATCAATCAAGCAAAAGATAAAATAAATATATTTACAAAACAAATTTCAACACTGTATAATATTAATAAAAAACCAACTGTAGCTTTTGTAGTGTGGTTTTCACCTATTATTGTGGCAGGAAAAGATACATTTATTTCTAATGCTATAAGTATAGCTGGAGGTAAAAATATAATACCAAAAGATGGCTGGCCGGTAGTTACAAGTGAGTATTTAATAGAAAAAAATCCTCAGTTTTTAATAATTAATTCTCGTTTTAAAAACGATTTTTATAAAGAAAATAAGCTTTTGGAATATTTTGATAGGAAAAACAGAGTTTTATTTATTGACAACGCTCTTATAGAAAGGCCAAGTTTGAATATTATCAAAGGAATAAAAATTTTAAACTATTATTTTTATGAAAACTGCAATAGTAACGGCTGCAGGCAGCGGTAG